A single Perca flavescens isolate YP-PL-M2 chromosome 2, PFLA_1.0, whole genome shotgun sequence DNA region contains:
- the marf1 gene encoding meiosis regulator and mRNA stability factor 1 isoform X4 produces the protein MEGLEKERAICSSRPFPWLSHPKTEASTLLWKLKDCFPTNETTSAHHTDKNNYMDSRKAVLELKDVPPPPPPLHTSSSQSSQPFSLATLPMPPPCLPPPQLTHDSHQQQPPPQQQQQEGTSPKPMNGLASESDKVWPNVPITQTAPIPIPICNGCGTSSDGMMLMPSASLGKTGQKYGSPENGGSENIPPVGVFWDIENCSVPSGRSAGAVVQRIRSHFFQGHREAEFICVCDISKESKAVIQELNNCQVTVAHINATAKNAADDKLRQSLRRFAETHTAPATVVLVSSDVNFASELSDLRHRHGFQVILVHGSHTSSALLQHAHRHVAFQEITADLPPRMLVKAQPSFNLLYVHNLPVNCDKSLRNAVKLRLRRLSDNCGGKVLGMAQGTAVLRFGSTEAAARARKRMENEDVFGHQIRLSFSPRPRDDASPELELQSRSHHLPQTLPHTYQSQDSMFGSPPSISSSFLHLEKPRSPRRQRRATRPCHAPGPVPERPYSPRRGCSGPPGGAPAKPHQELGSLEGKTRMGFHHLEKGRAASSSPHSNGETGALEQLSKPGLTGESMYRRRRDGSYPRSVTESPVEQGDKGSGEFQISIPSAFSKLNLHRSFSPLILSQGSWSSRSVSPCLSSRSSPLLAAPCSMCPEGPPEPFSDGAEVQVANLDYRMSRKDLQQTLHDTFSRYGRVKAVELSPHTDYQLKATIQMFSLQQAISAVSGLHRYKIGGKRIQVSLITGGSSKSLVMLSTEIISILQDAPANCLPLFKFTEIYEKKYSRKLVVGDLYRLPEVVAVREQGGSRLVCLLSSSQIRQSPLGSSQSQEGSSSASGSPVVFEELEYHEPVCREHYTQQDFSEADFDPDSYTIPFVVMSLSTLASEVHSLLQSHEGTLPLLSFPDCYAAKFSPLQLGNETLEGGIPLEHLITCVPSITIVTAQNGFKIIKWIHNKPPAPNSETWIQRCKSPVGNPQLIQFSREVIDLLKSQPSCIMPMNKFIPSYHHHFAKQCRVSDYGYSKLLELLEAVPHVLQILGMGTKRLLTLTHRAQVKRFTQDLLKLLKFQASKQVAIKDFMQAYHWCLSRDWRVIDYGICDLMDLLIEIPDTTITITHQDTDTVISVPKRERTMEEMERTRQFGKEVVDLLRHQPHCRMAFSKFIPTYHHHFGRQCKLSYYGFTKLMELFEAIPNILMVLECGEEKVLTLTEVERIKALAAQLVKLLRAQKNSSLPVCQLLTEYSKTFGYGLRLQGYDASSLPALLAKLCHVVKVVDGSGGREVQLINRKSLRSLTSQLLALLMSQEDEHVTRGFKVDELSQHYLTVHGAPLNPCEYGFLSLSELLKSLPYLVELYSEESDDNNKAGNTASGVDEEWVRLTRLYQFARNVRGLLHTYHYNQIFLTEFQGAYNKFTGCSLEPRSYGYTSTDELLSAIPQVVWIKGHGHKRIIVLKNDMKGEARASPSIPNSPQPEENTASPRDSPISNATSGTQSPGGDSAVESELLCLTSAVDLLCGPVPSCLPSPQLHPVPLQETDLIHFEEKIPTVSDEPDAAAVADSTPDPPGPPGSTDDSAVPKPPPPSDMKTPLSMDSPSRRATRSRIKLAANFSFTAGL, from the exons ATGGAAGGACTGGAAAAGGAGAGAGCCATATGCAGCTCTAGACCCTTCCCATGGCTTAGTCACCCCAAAACAGAGGCCTCAACCCTGCTATGGAAACTTAAAGACTGCTTCCCCACCAATGAGACAACCTCCGCTCATCACACAGATAAA AACAATTACATGGACAGCAGAAAGGCCGTGTTGGAACTGAAAGatgtccctcctcctcctcctccactccatACTTCCTCTTCCCAATCATCCCAGCCCTTCTCTCTGGCCACTCTCCCTATGCCTCCTCCCTGCTTGCCTCCTCCTCAGCTTACACATGACTCCCATcaacaacaaccaccaccacagcagcagcaacaagagGGGACTAGCCCCAAA CCCATGAATGGTCTGGCGTCAGAGTCGGACAAGGTGTGGCCCAATGTTCCTATTACCCAGACTGCTCCTATCCCTATCCCCATTTGCAATGGCTGTGGCACCTCCTCTGATGGCATGATGCTCATGCCATCGGCCAGCCTTGGCAAGACCGGCCAGAAGTATG GTTCGCCAGAGAATGGTGGTTCTGAGAACATCCCTCCGGTGGGTGTCTTCTGGGACATTGAAAACTGCAGCGTGCCCAGCGGGCGCTCTGCTGGAGCTGTGGTCCAGCGTATTCGCAGCCATTTCTTTCAGGGCCACCGTGAGGCAGAGTTCATTTGCGTCTGTGATATCAGCAAGGAGAGTAAAGCTGTCATCCAAGAGCTCAACAACTGCCAG GTTACTGTTGCACATATCAACGCCACAGCCAAGAATGCTGCAGATGACAAGCTTCGCCAGAGCCTACGACGCTTTGCTGAGACCCACACTGCACCTGCGACTGTTGTATTAGTATCCT CGGATGTGAACTTTGCAAGTGAGCTGAGTGACCTGCGCCATCGCCATGGCTTCCAGGTAATCCTGGTCCATGGCAGCCATACATCTTCAGCCCTACTGCAGCACGCCCACCGCCATGTGGCCTTCCAGGAGATCACCGCTGATCTGCCACCACGTATGCTTGTCAAAGCACAG CCCAGTTTCAACCTCCTCTATGTGCACAACCTCCCTGTCAACTGTGACAAGAGCCTGCGGAACGCTGTGAAGCTCAGGCTGCGCCGCCTGTCAGACAACTGTGGTGGCAAGGTGCTGGGCATGGCCCAGGGCACAGCAGTCCTCCGTTTTGGCAGCACTGAGGCAGCTGCGCGTGCCCGCAAGCGAATGGAGAATGAGGATGTGTTTGGCCACCAAATCAGACTTTCCTTCTCCCCACGGCCCCGAGACGATGCAAGTCCTGAGCTTGAGCTTCAGTCTCGGTCCCATCACTTGCCTCAGACTCTGCCCCACACGTATCAAAGCCAGGATTCAATGTTCGGCTCTCCCCCATCCATATCCTCTTCCTTTCTGCACCTGGAGAAGCCCAGGTCACCCAGGAGGCAACGGCGAGCAACCCGCCCGTGCCACGCCCCTGGCCCAGTGCCCGAAAGGCCCTACAGCCCCAGGAGAGGGTGCAGTGGGCCTCCCGGTGGTGCTCCAGCCAAGCCCCATCAG GAGCTGGGTAGTTTGGAGGGCAAGACCAGAATGGGCTTCCACCACCTGGAGAAAGGCCGTGCTGCTTCCTCTTCCCCTCACAGTAATGGGGAGACAGGAGCTCTGGAGCAGCTGTCCAAGCCTGGCCTTACTGGAGAATCTATGTACAGAAGGAG ACGAGATGGCTCCTACCCTCGCAGTGTGACTGAATCCCCTGTAGAACAAGGGGACAAAGGCTCAGGGGAGTTCCAGATTAGCATTCCCTCAGCTTTCAGCAAGTTGAACCTGCACAGGAGCTTCAGTCCCCTCATCCTGTCCCAGGGCTCCTGGTCATCCAG GAGTGTGTCGCCCTGCCTGTCCAGCCGGTCCTCGCCCCTCCTGGCTGCCCCTTGTAGCATGTGTCCGGAAGGTCCTCCTGAGCCTTTCTCAGATGGGGCAGAGGTCCAGGTGGCCAACCTGGACTACAGAATGTCCCGCAAGGATCTGCAGCAGACACTGCATGATACCTTCTCCCGTTATGGGCGG GTGAAAGCTGTGGAGCTTAGTCCCCACACGGACTATCAGTTGAAGGCCACAATCCAGATGTTTTCCCTGCAGCAGGCCATAAGTGCTGTCAGTGGCCTGCACCGTTATAAGATCGGAGGCAAGCGCATTCAGGTGTCTCTGATCACTGGTGGTAGCAGCAAATCCCTTGTCATGCTCAG CACAGAGATCATCAGCATTCTTCAGGATGCGCCTGCAAATTGCCTTCCCCTCTTCAAGTTTACGGAGATCTATGAGAAGAA atATTCGCGTAAGCTCGTGGTTGGGGATCTGTACAGGCTACCAGAGGTGGTGGCAGTGCGGGAACAGGGAGGCTCAAGACTTGTGTGCCTACTGTCCAGCAGCCAAATACGTCAGAGTCCACTGGGATCTTCCCAGTCCCAGGAGGGCTCCTCCTCTGCTAGCGGCAGCCCCGTAGTGTTTGAGGAGCTGGAGTACCATGAACCGGTCTGCAGAGAGCACTACACACAGCAGGACTTCAG TGAGGCTGACTTTGACCCTGACTCCTATACAATACCTTTTGTTGTGATGTCTCTGAGCACCTTAGCATCTGAGGTCCACAGTCTGTTGCAGTCACATGAAGGGACTCTTCCATTACTCAG TTTTCCAGACTGCTATGCAGCGAAATTCAGCCCCCTGCAGCTGGGCAACGAGACACTGGAGGGTGGCATTCCTCTGGAGCATCTCATTACATGTGTTCCCAGTATCACAATAGTCACAGCTCAGAACGGCTTCAAAATCATCAAGTGGATCCACAACAAACCACCAGCACCAAACTCTG AAACGTGGATTCAGCGCTGCAAGAGTCCAGTTGGCAACCCACAGCTCATCCAATTCAGCCGAGAGGTTATTGACCTGTTGAAGAGTCAGCCTTCTTGCATCATGCCAATGAACAAATTCATACCATCCTACCACCATCACTTTGCCAAGCAGTGCCGTGTCTCTGACTATGGCTACTCCAAGCTGCTGGAGCTTCTGGAGGCTGTGCCACATGTCCTGCAG ATCTTGGGTATGGGTACCAAGCGTTTACTGACCCTGACTCATCGTGCTCAAGTGAAGCGCTTTACCCAAGACCTGCTCAAACTGCTTAAATTTCAAGCCAGCAAACAAGTTGCGATCAAGGACTTCATGCAGGCATACCATTG GTGCTTATCCAGAGACTGGAGGGTAATCGATTATGGCATATGTGACTTGATGGACCTGCTGATAGAGATCCCCGACACCACCATCACTATTACACATCAGGACACGGACACCGTCATCTCAGTTCCAAAGAGAG AGCGTACCATGGAGGAAATGGAGCGCACTAGGCAGTTTGGGAAGGAGGTGGTGGACCTTCTTCGTCACCAGCCTCACTGCCGAATGGCCTTCAGCAAGTTCATACCCACCTACCACCATCACTTCGGTCGTCAGTGCAAACTCAGCTACTACGGCTTCACCAAGCTCATGGAGCTCTTCGAGGCAATCCCCAACATACTGATG GTGTTGGAGTGTGGTGAAGAGAAAGTGCTGACTCTGACAGAAGTGGAGCGTATCAAGGCGCTGGCCGCTCAGCTGGTCAAGCTGCTTCGGGCTCAGAAAAACTCCAGCCTTCCTGTGTGCCAGCTGCTCACGGAGTACAGCAAGACCTTTGGTTATGGTCTACGCCTGCAGGGCTATGATGCCAGCTCCCTGCCGGCTCTGCTTGCCAAACTCTGCCATGTTGTCAAG GTGGTGGATGGCTCGGGGGGTCGGGAGGTGCAGTTGATCAATAGGAAGTCTTTGCGTTCACTGACCTCCCAGCTACTTGCTCTGCTCATGTCCCAAGAGGACGAGCACGTAACCAGGGGTTTCAAAGTGGATGAGCTGAGCCAGCATTACCTGACTGTCCACGGAGCCCCTCTCAACCCATGTGAATATGGGTTCCTGTCCCTCAGCGAGTTACTCAAGAGCCTGCCCTACCTTGTGGAG TTGTACAGTGAAGAAAGCGATGACAACAACAAAGCTGGCAACACTGCCAGTGGTGTTGATGAGGAGTGGGTGAGGCTGACCAGGCTCTACCAGTTTGCCCGTAACGTACGCGGCCTGCTCCACACCTACCATTACAACCAGATTTTCCTGACGGAGTTCCAGGGGGCTTATAACAAATTTACAGGCTGCAGCCTTGAACCACGCTCCTACGGATACACCAGCACTGATGAGCTGCTCAGCGCCATTCCACAG GTGGTCTGGATCAAAGGGCATGGTCACAAGAGGATTATCGTTTTGAAGAACGATATGAAAGGTGAAG cAAGGGCAAGCCCTTCAATCCCCAACAGCCCCCAGCCAGAAGAGAACACGGCGAGCCCGAGGGACAGCCCGATTAGCAACGCAACATCTGGAACCCAGAGTCCAG GTGGCGATTCAGCGGTAGAATCGGAGCTGCTGTGTCTGACGTCAGCAGTAGACCTACTGTGTGGTCCTGTACCATCCTGCCTACCGTCACCTCAGCTCCACCCTGTTCCCCTCCAGGAGACGGACCTGATTCACTTTGAGGAGAAAATTCCAACAG
- the marf1 gene encoding meiosis regulator and mRNA stability factor 1 isoform X3, translated as MEGLEKERAICSSRPFPWLSHPKTEASTLLWKLKDCFPTNETTSAHHTDKNNYMDSRKAVLELKDVPPPPPPLHTSSSQSSQPFSLATLPMPPPCLPPPQLTHDSHQQQPPPQQQQQEGTSPKVSIYTHCDYCSTDGYGLLGNGGVVGSSSSIAGVVSLYMAPGSLGTPISSSSISRLGPCSVACSVASSVHQYKHHMSCGSGGDVLGPLPTIGSKPQLPSSVATSQPVSSHPYLSCCSGLLHTYPAVPLPYSQPSSFPSSAPLASSLPCVSSLPAPLHGSCLAPSGFYTCGVDCCPSARRSQRSTLGDHPTTTTITTTTTSAQFCSNPLHLNVERTVCVKGAHYCQDCLLKPMNGLASESDKVWPNVPITQTAPIPIPICNGCGTSSDGMMLMPSASLGKTGQKYGSPENGGSENIPPVGVFWDIENCSVPSGRSAGAVVQRIRSHFFQGHREAEFICVCDISKESKAVIQELNNCQVTVAHINATAKNAADDKLRQSLRRFAETHTAPATVVLVSSDVNFASELSDLRHRHGFQVILVHGSHTSSALLQHAHRHVAFQEITADLPPRMLVKAQELGSLEGKTRMGFHHLEKGRAASSSPHSNGETGALEQLSKPGLTGESMYRRRRDGSYPRSVTESPVEQGDKGSGEFQISIPSAFSKLNLHRSFSPLILSQGSWSSRSVSPCLSSRSSPLLAAPCSMCPEGPPEPFSDGAEVQVANLDYRMSRKDLQQTLHDTFSRYGRVKAVELSPHTDYQLKATIQMFSLQQAISAVSGLHRYKIGGKRIQVSLITGGSSKSLVMLSTEIISILQDAPANCLPLFKFTEIYEKKYSRKLVVGDLYRLPEVVAVREQGGSRLVCLLSSSQIRQSPLGSSQSQEGSSSASGSPVVFEELEYHEPVCREHYTQQDFSEADFDPDSYTIPFVVMSLSTLASEVHSLLQSHEGTLPLLSFPDCYAAKFSPLQLGNETLEGGIPLEHLITCVPSITIVTAQNGFKIIKWIHNKPPAPNSETWIQRCKSPVGNPQLIQFSREVIDLLKSQPSCIMPMNKFIPSYHHHFAKQCRVSDYGYSKLLELLEAVPHVLQILGMGTKRLLTLTHRAQVKRFTQDLLKLLKFQASKQVAIKDFMQAYHWCLSRDWRVIDYGICDLMDLLIEIPDTTITITHQDTDTVISVPKRERTMEEMERTRQFGKEVVDLLRHQPHCRMAFSKFIPTYHHHFGRQCKLSYYGFTKLMELFEAIPNILMVLECGEEKVLTLTEVERIKALAAQLVKLLRAQKNSSLPVCQLLTEYSKTFGYGLRLQGYDASSLPALLAKLCHVVKVVDGSGGREVQLINRKSLRSLTSQLLALLMSQEDEHVTRGFKVDELSQHYLTVHGAPLNPCEYGFLSLSELLKSLPYLVELYSEESDDNNKAGNTASGVDEEWVRLTRLYQFARNVRGLLHTYHYNQIFLTEFQGAYNKFTGCSLEPRSYGYTSTDELLSAIPQVVWIKGHGHKRIIVLKNDMKGEARASPSIPNSPQPEENTASPRDSPISNATSGTQSPGGDSAVESELLCLTSAVDLLCGPVPSCLPSPQLHPVPLQETDLIHFEEKIPTVSDEPDAAAVADSTPDPPGPPGSTDDSAVPKPPPPSDMKTPLSMDSPSRRATRSRIKLAANFSFTAGL; from the exons ATGGAAGGACTGGAAAAGGAGAGAGCCATATGCAGCTCTAGACCCTTCCCATGGCTTAGTCACCCCAAAACAGAGGCCTCAACCCTGCTATGGAAACTTAAAGACTGCTTCCCCACCAATGAGACAACCTCCGCTCATCACACAGATAAA AACAATTACATGGACAGCAGAAAGGCCGTGTTGGAACTGAAAGatgtccctcctcctcctcctccactccatACTTCCTCTTCCCAATCATCCCAGCCCTTCTCTCTGGCCACTCTCCCTATGCCTCCTCCCTGCTTGCCTCCTCCTCAGCTTACACATGACTCCCATcaacaacaaccaccaccacagcagcagcaacaagagGGGACTAGCCCCAAAGTAAGCATTTACACACACTGTGACTATTGCAGCACAGATGGCTACGGGTTATTGGGTAATGGAGGTGTTGTTGGTAGCAGTAGCAGCATCGCTGGTGTTGTCTCACTCTATATGGCCCCAGGCTCTCTGGGAACACCCATCAGCAGTAGCAGTATTAGTAGGTTGGGCCCTTGCTCTGTAGCCTGCTCTGTAGCCTCATCTGTTCATCAGTATAAACATCACATGAGCTGTGGAAGTGGAGGTGACGTTCTTGGTCCTTTGCCCACTATTGGTAGCAAACCCCAGCTGCCCTCTTCTGTTGCTACATCTCAGCCTGTTTCATCACACCCCTAcctctcctgctgctcagggctTCTCCACACCTACCCAGCTGTACCTCTTCCATACAGTCAACCCAGCTCGTTTCCCTCCTCAGCACCTCTGGCTTCCTCTCTCCCCTGTGTTTCCTCTTTACCCGCTCCCTTGCATGGCTCCTGCCTGGCCCCTTCTGGCTTCTACACCTGTGGTGTGGACTGCTGCCCATCAGCCAGAAGATCCCAGAGAAGCACACTTGGTGATCACCCAACCACCACCACTATCACCACTACAACCACCTCAGCACAATTCTGCTCTAATCCTTTGCACCTAAATGTAGAACGCACAGTTTGTGTGAAGGGAGCACACTACTGCCAGGATTGCCTGTTGAAG CCCATGAATGGTCTGGCGTCAGAGTCGGACAAGGTGTGGCCCAATGTTCCTATTACCCAGACTGCTCCTATCCCTATCCCCATTTGCAATGGCTGTGGCACCTCCTCTGATGGCATGATGCTCATGCCATCGGCCAGCCTTGGCAAGACCGGCCAGAAGTATG GTTCGCCAGAGAATGGTGGTTCTGAGAACATCCCTCCGGTGGGTGTCTTCTGGGACATTGAAAACTGCAGCGTGCCCAGCGGGCGCTCTGCTGGAGCTGTGGTCCAGCGTATTCGCAGCCATTTCTTTCAGGGCCACCGTGAGGCAGAGTTCATTTGCGTCTGTGATATCAGCAAGGAGAGTAAAGCTGTCATCCAAGAGCTCAACAACTGCCAG GTTACTGTTGCACATATCAACGCCACAGCCAAGAATGCTGCAGATGACAAGCTTCGCCAGAGCCTACGACGCTTTGCTGAGACCCACACTGCACCTGCGACTGTTGTATTAGTATCCT CGGATGTGAACTTTGCAAGTGAGCTGAGTGACCTGCGCCATCGCCATGGCTTCCAGGTAATCCTGGTCCATGGCAGCCATACATCTTCAGCCCTACTGCAGCACGCCCACCGCCATGTGGCCTTCCAGGAGATCACCGCTGATCTGCCACCACGTATGCTTGTCAAAGCACAG GAGCTGGGTAGTTTGGAGGGCAAGACCAGAATGGGCTTCCACCACCTGGAGAAAGGCCGTGCTGCTTCCTCTTCCCCTCACAGTAATGGGGAGACAGGAGCTCTGGAGCAGCTGTCCAAGCCTGGCCTTACTGGAGAATCTATGTACAGAAGGAG ACGAGATGGCTCCTACCCTCGCAGTGTGACTGAATCCCCTGTAGAACAAGGGGACAAAGGCTCAGGGGAGTTCCAGATTAGCATTCCCTCAGCTTTCAGCAAGTTGAACCTGCACAGGAGCTTCAGTCCCCTCATCCTGTCCCAGGGCTCCTGGTCATCCAG GAGTGTGTCGCCCTGCCTGTCCAGCCGGTCCTCGCCCCTCCTGGCTGCCCCTTGTAGCATGTGTCCGGAAGGTCCTCCTGAGCCTTTCTCAGATGGGGCAGAGGTCCAGGTGGCCAACCTGGACTACAGAATGTCCCGCAAGGATCTGCAGCAGACACTGCATGATACCTTCTCCCGTTATGGGCGG GTGAAAGCTGTGGAGCTTAGTCCCCACACGGACTATCAGTTGAAGGCCACAATCCAGATGTTTTCCCTGCAGCAGGCCATAAGTGCTGTCAGTGGCCTGCACCGTTATAAGATCGGAGGCAAGCGCATTCAGGTGTCTCTGATCACTGGTGGTAGCAGCAAATCCCTTGTCATGCTCAG CACAGAGATCATCAGCATTCTTCAGGATGCGCCTGCAAATTGCCTTCCCCTCTTCAAGTTTACGGAGATCTATGAGAAGAA atATTCGCGTAAGCTCGTGGTTGGGGATCTGTACAGGCTACCAGAGGTGGTGGCAGTGCGGGAACAGGGAGGCTCAAGACTTGTGTGCCTACTGTCCAGCAGCCAAATACGTCAGAGTCCACTGGGATCTTCCCAGTCCCAGGAGGGCTCCTCCTCTGCTAGCGGCAGCCCCGTAGTGTTTGAGGAGCTGGAGTACCATGAACCGGTCTGCAGAGAGCACTACACACAGCAGGACTTCAG TGAGGCTGACTTTGACCCTGACTCCTATACAATACCTTTTGTTGTGATGTCTCTGAGCACCTTAGCATCTGAGGTCCACAGTCTGTTGCAGTCACATGAAGGGACTCTTCCATTACTCAG TTTTCCAGACTGCTATGCAGCGAAATTCAGCCCCCTGCAGCTGGGCAACGAGACACTGGAGGGTGGCATTCCTCTGGAGCATCTCATTACATGTGTTCCCAGTATCACAATAGTCACAGCTCAGAACGGCTTCAAAATCATCAAGTGGATCCACAACAAACCACCAGCACCAAACTCTG AAACGTGGATTCAGCGCTGCAAGAGTCCAGTTGGCAACCCACAGCTCATCCAATTCAGCCGAGAGGTTATTGACCTGTTGAAGAGTCAGCCTTCTTGCATCATGCCAATGAACAAATTCATACCATCCTACCACCATCACTTTGCCAAGCAGTGCCGTGTCTCTGACTATGGCTACTCCAAGCTGCTGGAGCTTCTGGAGGCTGTGCCACATGTCCTGCAG ATCTTGGGTATGGGTACCAAGCGTTTACTGACCCTGACTCATCGTGCTCAAGTGAAGCGCTTTACCCAAGACCTGCTCAAACTGCTTAAATTTCAAGCCAGCAAACAAGTTGCGATCAAGGACTTCATGCAGGCATACCATTG GTGCTTATCCAGAGACTGGAGGGTAATCGATTATGGCATATGTGACTTGATGGACCTGCTGATAGAGATCCCCGACACCACCATCACTATTACACATCAGGACACGGACACCGTCATCTCAGTTCCAAAGAGAG AGCGTACCATGGAGGAAATGGAGCGCACTAGGCAGTTTGGGAAGGAGGTGGTGGACCTTCTTCGTCACCAGCCTCACTGCCGAATGGCCTTCAGCAAGTTCATACCCACCTACCACCATCACTTCGGTCGTCAGTGCAAACTCAGCTACTACGGCTTCACCAAGCTCATGGAGCTCTTCGAGGCAATCCCCAACATACTGATG GTGTTGGAGTGTGGTGAAGAGAAAGTGCTGACTCTGACAGAAGTGGAGCGTATCAAGGCGCTGGCCGCTCAGCTGGTCAAGCTGCTTCGGGCTCAGAAAAACTCCAGCCTTCCTGTGTGCCAGCTGCTCACGGAGTACAGCAAGACCTTTGGTTATGGTCTACGCCTGCAGGGCTATGATGCCAGCTCCCTGCCGGCTCTGCTTGCCAAACTCTGCCATGTTGTCAAG GTGGTGGATGGCTCGGGGGGTCGGGAGGTGCAGTTGATCAATAGGAAGTCTTTGCGTTCACTGACCTCCCAGCTACTTGCTCTGCTCATGTCCCAAGAGGACGAGCACGTAACCAGGGGTTTCAAAGTGGATGAGCTGAGCCAGCATTACCTGACTGTCCACGGAGCCCCTCTCAACCCATGTGAATATGGGTTCCTGTCCCTCAGCGAGTTACTCAAGAGCCTGCCCTACCTTGTGGAG TTGTACAGTGAAGAAAGCGATGACAACAACAAAGCTGGCAACACTGCCAGTGGTGTTGATGAGGAGTGGGTGAGGCTGACCAGGCTCTACCAGTTTGCCCGTAACGTACGCGGCCTGCTCCACACCTACCATTACAACCAGATTTTCCTGACGGAGTTCCAGGGGGCTTATAACAAATTTACAGGCTGCAGCCTTGAACCACGCTCCTACGGATACACCAGCACTGATGAGCTGCTCAGCGCCATTCCACAG GTGGTCTGGATCAAAGGGCATGGTCACAAGAGGATTATCGTTTTGAAGAACGATATGAAAGGTGAAG cAAGGGCAAGCCCTTCAATCCCCAACAGCCCCCAGCCAGAAGAGAACACGGCGAGCCCGAGGGACAGCCCGATTAGCAACGCAACATCTGGAACCCAGAGTCCAG GTGGCGATTCAGCGGTAGAATCGGAGCTGCTGTGTCTGACGTCAGCAGTAGACCTACTGTGTGGTCCTGTACCATCCTGCCTACCGTCACCTCAGCTCCACCCTGTTCCCCTCCAGGAGACGGACCTGATTCACTTTGAGGAGAAAATTCCAACAG